A genomic segment from Aspergillus puulaauensis MK2 DNA, chromosome 1, nearly complete sequence encodes:
- a CDS encoding uncharacterized protein (COG:S;~EggNog:ENOG410Q24N;~InterPro:IPR001810,IPR036047;~PFAM:PF00646;~go_function: GO:0005515 - protein binding [Evidence IEA]), with translation MHYCCICGGPATSLDLRKASLASDGDDLQRCYEDECDCIGDDCEDADCPSKFGYDSQVLLEGDIAWLDRVVMICPFTNNDGIGPATGSQSGAYLTPIGEYDEYEGLVHFPNTSDKCPNRDGFLVHDCCLRILSLARSNSCKKQPQLTLERLFMVMKRFAVTSPGKVIDWKDSRLYGGGVHGFQGSDRWEALYGFEWLVTDPGIYTNVGSLLYYAAHPKIVAMRSPIWGPLKLKEEVKQSTTTEEDTKKKDRFKRLPLELQHTIIELLPTKDVHNLSLASRAICNATRYLPNSFWKTRLGHGRFGYLARFHGDLIWPRVPVNYYRLLCRLEDVSRPWPHGDQGPPGEDEQICPYWNSLKNWRRIWGCCEAILDKVNENDSGIPL, from the exons AAGCTTCCTTAGCgagtgatggcgatgatctcCAGAGGTGCTATGAGGACGAGTGTGACTGCATTGGGGATGATTGTGAGGATGCCGATTGCCCGAGTAAGTTCGGATATGATAGCCAAGTTCTCTTAGAGGGAGATATCGCA TGGCTCGATAGAGTGGTGATGATCTGTCCCTTTACGAACAATGACGGAATCGGCCCTGCCACAGGCTCGCAGTCTGGCGCCTATCTGACCCCAATC GGCGAATACGACGAGTATGAGGGACTCGTCCACTTTCCCAACACCTCCGACAAGTGCCCCAACAGAGACGGATTCTTAGTGCACGATTGTTGTCTCCGTATCCTGTCCCTTGCTCGAAGCAACTCCTGCAAAAAGCAGCCTCAATTGACCCTCGAGCGTCTTTTCATGGTAATGAAAAGATTCGCTGTTACCAGCCCTGGAAAGGTCATTGATTGGAAGGACAGCAGGCTCTACGGTGGCGGCGTGCACGGATTCCAGGGTTCTGATAGATGGGAAGCACTGTATGGGTTCGAG TGGCTCGTCACCGATCCCGGGATATACACAAACGTAGGTTCTCTCCTCTACTACGCGGCCCACCCCAAGATAGTAGCAATGCGAAGCCCAATTTGGGGACCCCTCAAATTGaaggaagaagtcaaacaatccaccaccactgaAGAGGACACCAAAAAAAAGGACCGCTTCAAAAGGCTCCCCCTTGAACTGCAACACACGATCATAGAGCTCCTCCCCACCAAGGACGTACACAATCTGAGCCTTGCAAGCCGCGCCATCTGCAACGCAACCAGATACCTGCCCAATTCGTTCTGGAAAACGCGTTTGGGACATGGTCGCTTCGGCTATCTTGCCCGTTTTCACGGCGATCTGATCTGGCCTCGTGTGCCGGTCAACTACTACCGCCTCCTGTGCAGGCTTGAGGATGTGTCTCGTCCATGGCCACATGGAGACCAGGGCCCTCCCGGCGAAGACGAACAGATCTGCCCCTACTGGAACAGCCTTAAGAACTGGCGTCGTATTTGGGGTTGCTGTGAGGCGATTCTTGATAAGGTAAATGAGAATGATAGTGGAATTCCCTTGTGA